Proteins from a genomic interval of Watersipora subatra chromosome 10, tzWatSuba1.1, whole genome shotgun sequence:
- the LOC137407073 gene encoding uncharacterized protein: MVHFFIHYMVHFFIHYMVHFFIHYIEHFFIHYMVHFFIHYMVHFFIHYMVHFFIHYMVHFFIHYIEHFFIHYMVHFFIHYMVHFFIHYIEHFFIHYMVHFFIHYIEHFFIHYIVHFCIHYMVHFFIHYMVHFFIHYIEHFFIHYMVHFFIHYMVHFFIHYMVHFFIHYIEHFFIHYMVHFFIHYMVHFFIHYIEHFFIHYMVHFFIHYMVHFFIHYIVHFFIHYIVHFFIHYIEHFFIHYMVHFFIHYIVHFFIHYMVHFFIHYMVHFFIHYIEHFFIHYIVHFFIHYMLDLLMHYAKPLSISYIHA, from the coding sequence ATGGTACACTTCTTCATACACTACATGGTACACTTCTTCATACACTACATGGTACACTTCTTCATACACTACATAGAACACTTCTTCATACACTACATGGTACACTTCTTCATACACTACATGGTACACTTCTTCATACACTACATGGTACACTTCTTCATACACTACATGGTACACTTCTTCATACACTACATAGAACACTTCTTCATACACTACATGGTACACTTCTTCATACACTACATGGTACACTTCTTCATACACTACATAGAACACTTCTTCATACACTACATGGTACACTTCTTCATACACTACATAGAACACTTCTTCATACACTACATAGTACACTTCTGCATACACTACATGGTACACTTCTTCATACACTACATGGTACACTTCTTCATACACTACATAGAACACTTCTTCATACACTACATGGTACACTTCTTCATACACTACATGGTACACTTCTTCATACACTACATGGTACACTTCTTCATACACTACATAGAACACTTCTTCATACACTACATGGTACACTTCTTCATACACTACATGGTACACTTCTTCATACACTACATAGAACACTTCTTCATACACTACATGGTACACTTCTTCATACACTACATGGTACACTTCTTCATACACTACATAGTACACTTCTTCATACACTACATAGTACACTTCTTCATACACTACATAGAACACTTCTTCATACACTACATGGTACACTTCTTCATACACTACATAGTACACTTCTTCATACACTACATGGTACACTTCTTCATACACTACATGGTACACTTCTTCATACACTACATAGAACACTTCTTCATACACTACATAGTACACTTCTTCATACACTACATGTTAGATTTGCTCATGCATTATGCTAAACCGCTCTCGATCTCATATATTCATGCATAG
- the LOC137406188 gene encoding uncharacterized protein gives MKKDFAKKLESWNKKNKARKEAKVEKEASAKSDCDVPKSKKSFSKQVYEWNQHYRKGKKLPEEEEEEQQNAESAEANRLQHESAQIDINQKVMEWNQHYKSSGHCLANQSSGEKRVTDLKTIDENSIDLTEKVNKWELFYHPSKREHRERPQTSLCPRSSAAGDERMTELVHKWNRHYSMPRRRITSEETNSHYGKRSSLNRVTSLLVKHWDDHYVAATKDPHSTPISRRASLEPHSDMSTSDETSQPVVMRRSLTRTAAVRTPSIVKTRIEEFATQSNAAVQRRQQRPKSYQPEMGLNSSLCRTRSNIAELKSKFTPARYDPKSAQRICS, from the exons ATGAAG AAAGATTTTGCGAAAAAGTTAGAAAGTTGGAACAAGAAAAACAAGGCTAGGAAGGAAGCTAAG GTAGAGAAGGAAGCCAGTGCCAAATCAGATTGTGATGTACCCAAATCCAAG AAATCCTTCTCTAAACAAGTTTATGAATGGAACCAGCACTACAGGAAGGGAAAGAAACTGCCAGAGGAAGAAGAGGAAGAGCAACAAAAT GCTGAATCCGCAGAAGCGAATAGATTACAACACGAATCCGCCCAG ATAGATATCAATCAAAAAGTTATGGAATGGAATCAACACTATAAATCTAGTGGTCACTGCTTGGCCAATCAGAGTTCAGGAGAGAAAAGAGTAACAGATCTTAAAACG ATTGATGAAAACTCCATAGATTTGACGGAGAAAGTTAACAAGTGGGAGTTGTTCTACCATCCTTCGAAAAGAGAGCATCGAGAAAGGCCACAG ACGAGCTTATGTCCTCGATCAAGTGCTGCTGGAGATGAGCGAATGACTGAGTTGGTACACAAATGGAACCGCCACTATTCTATGCCGCGACGAAGGATTACATCCGAAGAAACCAACTCTCATTACGGAAAA CGGTCTAGCCTCAACAGAGTGACATCTCTGCTTGTAAAGCACTGGGATGATCATTACGTCGCTGCTACCAAAGATCCTCATTCCACACCCATCAGCCGCCGAGCTTCGCTTGAACCTCATTCAGATATGAGTACTTCTGATGAAACCAGCCAGCCAGTAGTTATGAGAAGAAGTCTCACACGA ACAGCGGCGGTGCGGACACCATCTATAGTAAAGACTCGAATAGAAGAGTTTGCTACACAGTCAAATGCAGCTGTACAAAGAAGGCAGCAGAGGCCAAAGTCTTACCAACCG GAAATGGGACTAAACAGCAGCCTCTGTAGGACTAGAAGCAACATTGCTGAGTTGAAGTCAAAGTTCACTCCAGCGCGTTATGACCCAAAGTCAGCCCAGCGCATCTGCAGCTGA